The Paucidesulfovibrio longus DSM 6739 region CGCCCGGACAATGGCCCGCACGCGCCGCTCCAGATGCTGGCGTCCCACGCCGCGCACCTCCAGGGCCAGGGCCACGTTGTCGAAGACCGTGCGCTGCGGCAGAATCTTGAAGTCCTGGAAGACCACGCTCACCCGGCGGCGCAGCTCCGGGATGTGCTTGCGCTTGAGGTTGTGCAGGTCGAAGCCGGCCACCGTGGCCCGGCCGCGCTTGAGCGCCAGGGCGGCGTACATCAGCCGCAGCAGCGAGGTCTTGCCCGCGCCGGAATGCCCGGTCAGGAAAAGAAATTCCCCCTTGCCCAGGGCGAAGGAAACGTCCTTCAGCGCCCAGCTGGATCCGAAGACATGGGATACGCGCTTGAATTCGACCATGACGCTGTTAGTACCCGCACGGCAAGGCTTTGTAAATCGGCGCGCCGCAGCAGAGCGATGTGCGGGCTTCGCATGACGAAAAAGTCGATTCGGGTTGCCACGCTGCAAAAGCCGGGATATCGTGGGCCCTGTTTTCGAGAGGGGAAACCTGAATCATAACCTGACGCAAGGAGGTTCCCATGCCCAAGGTAAGCAAAAGCGAGCGCGACGCCCGCAAGAAAAAGGTCGTGGACGTGCTCAACCAGGCCCGCGCCATGGAACTCACCGCCATCACCCAGTACATGAACCAGCACTACAACCTGGACGACATGGACTACGGCGAGCTGGCCAAGAACATGAAACTCATCGCCATCGACGAGATGCGCCACGCGGAAATGTTCGCCGAACGCATCAAGGAACTGGGCGGCGAGCCCGTCACCGCCGGGGACGGCAAGATCACCAAGGGCCAGAAGGTCCAGGCCATCTTCCCGTTCGATTCCGACCTCGAAGACGACACCATCGCCGCGTACAACGACTTCCTGCTCATCTGCCGGGACAACGGCGACAGCGTGAGCCAGAAGCTCTTCGAAACCATCATCGACGAGGAACAGCAGCATTTCAACTACTTCGACAATGTCTCCGGGCACATCGAAGATCTGGGCGAAACCTACCTCTCCAAGATCGCCGGAACCCCGGCGTCCACCGGCGGAACCACCAAGGGCTTCGTGCTCGGCACAGGAGCCGCCTAGCAGAAAAGGCAAAGCATGCCTCCGGCGGCTCAGGGGCCCGCGGCCCCTGAGAACCCCATTCTGCGCCGGGAACCGATGCTTCGCATCCGGTTCCCGGCGCGTTTTTGCGGGCAGGCCGGAAAGCTGCCGAGCACGGCTGAATTCTTGTCGGCATAGAATAATGATCCTCGGAAACAGGCTAAGCCTGTTTTCGAGGATCAGAAGGCTGGAACGAGTCCAGACGAGCGGCGCAGCCGCGAGAGGCGAAAGATTTAGGAAGGGGTGGGGGTTTGGGGGAGGGGAGAACCCTTTTCAAAGGGTTTCCCCCAAAAAAATTACGATATCCCGTTTATTTCACGAGCACTTTGGCCATCTTGTCGAGCGCCTGGGCGAGCACGTCGTCGCTGACCGCGTAGG contains the following coding sequences:
- the ftsE gene encoding cell division ATP-binding protein FtsE, translated to MVEFKRVSHVFGSSWALKDVSFALGKGEFLFLTGHSGAGKTSLLRLMYAALALKRGRATVAGFDLHNLKRKHIPELRRRVSVVFQDFKILPQRTVFDNVALALEVRGVGRQHLERRVRAIVRALSLESKSYTRCAHLSGGEQQRVAIARSMVVNPKLILADEPTGNLDADLTLDLMNIFKQFHSYGATVIMATHNRQVLEMVPEAHILHLEHGQVAETTLPGQPEPEPEGLL
- a CDS encoding bacterioferritin, with product MPKVSKSERDARKKKVVDVLNQARAMELTAITQYMNQHYNLDDMDYGELAKNMKLIAIDEMRHAEMFAERIKELGGEPVTAGDGKITKGQKVQAIFPFDSDLEDDTIAAYNDFLLICRDNGDSVSQKLFETIIDEEQQHFNYFDNVSGHIEDLGETYLSKIAGTPASTGGTTKGFVLGTGAA